One genomic region from Nilaparvata lugens isolate BPH chromosome 3, ASM1435652v1, whole genome shotgun sequence encodes:
- the LOC111048084 gene encoding GPI mannosyltransferase 1 isoform X1, which produces MVTFSQHCLIGLIVRLFSISLGNILDVFTEVKYTDIDYTVFSDAASHVLKGNSPFDRPTYRYSPILAYLLTPNIILHQSWGKVLFSIGDIIVCILIRNILRSEKINEKVIMKCIFFWLYNPISVIISTRGNADSLSAILVLGTLAAMKNRNYLMAGVLHGLSIHFRIYPLVYSLALYLSISPSIEIVKTDHLFRRLTKALNPSIERLRLVSTCLVTLTTLTSIFHSLYGYKFLHESFLYHFSRQDIRHNFSIFFYLQYLSADEPISLVSRVMMLLPQLLVLLAISIVFGSEKHICFAELCLTVVMVTFNSVLTCQYFVWFFCLIPLALPYLKFTNLEYIIIGFLWPAAQLSWLFPAYLLEFRGRNTFIHIFFQSIAFFAANIVVFTRLIWGYKKSYKIE; this is translated from the coding sequence ATGGTGACCTTCAGTCAACATTGTTTGATTGGTTTAATTGTAAGACTTTTTTCAATATCATTGGGAAACATTCTGGATGTGTTTACAGAGGTAAAATACACTGATATTGATTACACTGTATTCTCAGATGCTGCAAGTCATGTGCTGAAAGGCAATTCACCATTCGATAGACCGACTTACCGCTATTCGCCAATCCTTGCATATCTTTTAACGCCAAACATAATCTTGCATCAGTCTTGGGGCAAAGTTTTGTTCTCGATCGGCGATATTATTGTCTGTATATTGATCAGAAATATTCTAAGAAGTgagaaaattaatgaaaaggTTATTATGAAATGTATATTCTTTTGGCTGTACAATCCGATCTCAGTGATCATATCTACCAGAGGCAACGCTGACTCACTGTCAGCTATATTAGTTCTAGGAACATTAGCAGcaatgaaaaatagaaattatttaaTGGCGGGCGTTCTGCATGGACTGTCTATACATTTCAGGATTTATCCTCTGGTCTATAGTTTGGCATTGTACTTGTCAATATCGCCATCCATTGAGATTGTCAAAACTGATCATTTATTTAGAAGATTAACAAAGGCTCTGAACCCCAGCATCGAACGACTCCGTTTGGTATCAACGTGCTTAGTGACGTTGACAACATTGACATCAATATTTCATTCACTTTATGGCTACAAGTTTCTCCATGAATCGTTTCTTTACCATTTTTCAAGACAAGATATTAGACACAACTTCTCAATATTCTTCTATTTGCAGTATCTTTCTGCCGATGAGCCAATTTCTCTTGTTTCTCGTGTGATGATGCTTCTTCCTCAATTACTTGTTTTACTTGCCATTTCAATTGTATTCGGCTCTGAAAAACACATATGCTTTGCTGAATTGTGCCTGACAGTTGTAATGGTAACTTTCAATTCTGTCTTGACATGCCAGTACTTTGTTTGGTTCTTCTGCTTGATTCCGCTAGCTCTGCCTTATCTGAAGTTCACAAATCTTGAGTATATAATAATCGGGTTCTTATGGCCAGCAGCTCAACTTAGTTGGCTCTTTCCGGCCTATCTTTTAGAGTTTCGAGGCCGCAATACTTTCATTCACATATTTTTCCAAAGCATTGCATTTTTTGCAGCAAATATAGTCGTATTTACTAGACTTATTTGGGGTTACAAAAAATCCTATAAAATCGAGTAG
- the LOC111048084 gene encoding uncharacterized protein LOC111048084 isoform X2 produces MADCSENEWSRTKLVKLIHLYRSREVLWNSKYPSFKDKILKNLAWGEIAAELDVNQYEVQNKVKNLLTCFRREEKKLERGVPGKWWAFESMLFLKDNSTPRKITETAISGDERNAQEQESDERDRESDKGNQNQLEILLATPGASPSSSVYSNPPAAKRIKHSVFQNSFESGESSFSETNEFRLFGEYVSSQVEKIRSARQRSILKRKILNLLSDAELAQADNDSNIDLSSIL; encoded by the exons ATGGCAGACTGTAGTGAGAACGAGTGGTCCAGGACAAAACTTGTGAAACTAATTCATCTTTATCGCAGCAGAGAGGTtctctggaattcaaaataCCCATCATTTAAGGACAAAATCTTGAAAAACCTAGCCTGGGGTGAAATTGCAGCCGAGCTTGATGTTAATCAATATGAAGTTCAGAACAAGGTGAAGAACCTGCTTACCTGTTTTcgaagagaggagaagaaacTAGAGAGAGGGGTCCCAGGCAAATGGTGGGCGTTTGAGTCTATGCTCTTCCTAAAAGACAATTCAACACCAAGGAAGATCACCGAGACTGCGATTAGTGGTGATGAG AGAAACGCCCAGGAGCAAGAAAGTGATGAGCGTGACAGAGAAAGTGACAAAGGAAACCAAAACCAACTTGAGATTTTGCTGGCTACACCTGGTGCTTCACCGTCTTCCTCCGTCTACTCCAACCCACCTGCCGCAAAGAGGATAAAGCATTCCGTGTTTCAAAACTCGTTTGAATCAGGAGAGAGTTCTTTTTCAGAAACAAATGAGTTTAGACTTTTTGGCGAGTATGTGAGTAGTCAGGTTGAGAAAATCCGCAGTGCAAGACAAAGGTCAATATTGAAACGTAAAATATTAAACTTACTCTCTGATGCAGAGCTGGCGCAGGCTGATAATGACAGTAATATTGATCTGTCATCCATACTATAA
- the LOC120350540 gene encoding uncharacterized protein LOC120350540, with product MADCSENEWSRTKLVKLIHLYRSREVLWNSKYPSFKDKILKNLAWGEIAAELDVNQYEVQNKVKNLLTCFRREEKKLERGVPGKWWAFESMLFLKDNSTPRKITETAISGDERNAQEQESDERDREIDKGNQNQLEILLATPGASPSSSVYSNPPAAKRIKHSVFQNSFESGESSFSETNEFRLFGEYVSSQVEKIRSARQRSILKRKILNLLSDAELAQADNDSNIDLSSIL from the exons ATGGCAGACTGTAGTGAGAACGAGTGGTCCAGGACAAAACTTGTGAAACTAATTCATCTTTATCGCAGCAGAGAGGTtctctggaattcaaaataCCCATCATTTAAGGACAAAATCTTGAAAAACCTAGCCTGGGGTGAAATTGCAGCCGAGCTTGATGTTAATCAATATGAAGTTCAGAACAAGGTGAAGAACCTGCTTACCTGTTTTcgaagagaggagaagaaacTAGAGAGAGGGGTCCCAGGCAAATGGTGGGCGTTTGAGTCTATGCTCTTCCTAAAAGACAATTCAACACCAAGGAAGATCACCGAGACTGCGATTAGTGGTGATGAG AGAAACGCCCAGGAGCAAGAAAGTGATGAGCGTGACAGAGAAATTGACAAAGGAAACCAAAACCAACTTGAGATTTTGCTGGCTACACCTGGTGCTTCACCGTCTTCCTCCGTCTACTCCAACCCACCTGCCGCAAAGAGGATAAAGCATTCCGTGTTTCAAAACTCGTTTGAATCAGGAGAGAGTTCTTTTTCAGAAACAAATGAGTTTAGACTTTTTGGCGAGTATGTGAGTAGTCAGGTTGAGAAAATCCGCAGTGCAAGACAAAGGTCAATATTGAAACGTAAAATATTAAACTTACTCTCTGATGCAGAGCTGGCGCAGGCTGATAATGACAGTAATATTGATCTGTCATCCATACTATAA